A genomic segment from Glycine soja cultivar W05 chromosome 18, ASM419377v2, whole genome shotgun sequence encodes:
- the LOC114394823 gene encoding pre-rRNA-processing protein TSR2-like, producing MEGSRRLRGHSIGVFSEGIGLVLFRWSTLLTAVENEWGGHESRVKADQLASDILSWFTQSKEPLYIDDLEDILDQGMLSLNVEVEDGSIEEVAEKLMVMHEEFLEDNFSSFENLRKANLEHAARPPVPQIVNDDEDDTDEDVGNDENMIVDDNSSNMNPETSTSVANTNSVNRSVNGPLPKVSGEADDGWVVVSNRRNKGRKN from the exons ATGGAGGGTTCGCGACGGCTACGGGGACATTCTATAGGAGTTTTCAGTGAAGGGATTGGTTTAGTTTTATTTCGCTGGTCGACTCTTCTAACGGCTGTTGAGAATGAATGGGGTGGCCACGAGTCCCGTGTCAAAGCCGATCAACTTGCCAGTGACATTCTTTCCTGGTTCACTCAATCCAAAG AGCCACTTTATATTGATGACTTAGAAGACATACTGGATCAAGGTATGCTTTCTCTCAATGTAGAGGTGGAGGATGGCAGCATTGAAGAG GTAGCTGAAAAACTAATGGTTATGCACGAAGAATTCTTAGAAGACAATTTTAGTTCTTTCGAAAATCTCAGGAAAGCCAATCTTGAGCATGCTGCTCGTCCTCCTGTACCACAG ATTGTAAATGATGATGAAGACGATACAGATGAAGATGTTGGTAATGATGAAAACATGATTGTGGATGATAATTCTTCAAACATGAATCCGGAGACTTCAACATCTGTTGCAAACACGAATTCAGTGAACAGGTCAGTTAATGGACCTCTGCCAAAGGTTTCAGGTGAAGCAGATGATGGATGGGTTGTAGTTTCAAACAGAAGAAATAAGGGtagaaaaaattag